One genomic window of Candidatus Pseudobacter hemicellulosilyticus includes the following:
- a CDS encoding SusC/RagA family TonB-linked outer membrane protein yields the protein MKKVRLMAAGLLVLVLNLPATLTAQEESEERSLPDTTSVPGNNEAYEPGPLLRVPRSRSVASYSTVSGQDLFRTPVANISNTLYGLLPGLRVTQRSGEPGYDDAVLQFRGGGTYDNSGLIIYVDGFQVQRSYFAYLSPLEIESITILKDPVTLATFGMKGANGVLWVETKRGQAKKPTINVQVVNGWQQALDYVKPYGSYNYARKYNEAVSNDNYSLNGYQFDWTPTYTEAQLQAYRDGTGTNVDWYGEALRKNSPYTNANVNLKGGDSNTRYAVILDYMRQGGMYDVATNSTNSNAQIQRYNIRSNLDFRFFKIFEAKVDLGGRIEDRRYPNFNGPSLWSNMASYPANIYPVVDASGHWSGTTTYPNNPLASLRALGWASTHDRTLQANFNLKQRLDFITPGLYLSEAASFNTWNRTSASKTATYARFNNGVQTTTDKQTDIISNGARTTNQYDWKQYIFTAGYDRSFGVHQLSGAVNYFISDYVVDYGTNQAGLNTGDNIFYHFKNIGGRFNYTYDRRYIAEIGFGFSGSDNYAPGNRWGFYPALSLGWVLSNEAFLEENTTVTNLKLRVSGGLTGNDQSANGRYLYKQYYGGSGTYYTGASSLTSNAGIRQQALANPDIFAEQSLKLNAGVDATFFNKLSLSLEVFQDKRTDIVGQDNSLSATFGALLPYVNLGKVTTKGLEATLRFQERSGPVDWWAGAMISYAKNKIDYRAEVPTLNDFSRVTGSPIGTPIGLIADGFYDIDDFDADGTLKDGIPTPAFGAVQPGDIKYKDLDGNNRVDQNDVTRIGDPEYPNLIYAIDAGARFKGFDLSVLFQGAAGTDVNLLTAAAYQTVAFVQNSNITPIAGNAWAYYPDQGIDTRASANYPRLTTKANENNYRTSSFWMKKGNFLRIRQIEAGYNIPAATLRRMGLNQLRVYVSAINPFTWSYLGREYGLDPETWSGYPGLKSYNVGINLTF from the coding sequence ATGAAAAAAGTAAGGCTTATGGCAGCGGGTCTCCTGGTCCTGGTACTCAACCTCCCTGCCACCCTGACTGCCCAGGAAGAATCCGAAGAAAGATCCCTGCCGGATACTACCAGCGTTCCTGGTAACAACGAGGCCTATGAACCCGGCCCACTGCTGCGGGTGCCGAGATCACGATCTGTTGCTTCTTATTCTACCGTGTCCGGACAGGACCTGTTCCGCACACCGGTAGCCAATATCTCCAATACTTTATATGGTCTGCTGCCCGGCCTCCGGGTAACGCAGCGCTCCGGCGAGCCCGGCTATGATGATGCCGTGCTGCAATTCAGGGGCGGTGGCACTTATGATAACAGCGGCCTGATCATCTACGTGGATGGCTTCCAGGTACAGCGCTCTTATTTCGCTTATCTGTCGCCCCTGGAAATAGAAAGCATCACTATCCTGAAAGATCCTGTGACCCTGGCCACCTTCGGTATGAAGGGCGCCAATGGTGTACTCTGGGTAGAGACAAAAAGAGGCCAGGCCAAAAAGCCCACCATCAACGTACAGGTGGTGAACGGCTGGCAGCAGGCGCTGGACTATGTAAAGCCCTATGGATCCTACAACTATGCCCGCAAATACAATGAAGCCGTCAGCAACGATAACTATTCCCTGAATGGTTACCAGTTTGACTGGACGCCCACCTATACAGAGGCCCAGCTGCAGGCTTACCGGGATGGTACCGGCACTAATGTAGACTGGTATGGAGAAGCCCTCCGTAAGAACTCGCCCTATACCAATGCCAATGTGAACCTGAAAGGCGGGGATAGCAATACCCGTTATGCCGTGATCCTGGACTATATGCGCCAGGGTGGTATGTATGATGTGGCTACCAATTCCACCAACAGCAATGCACAGATCCAGCGGTATAATATCCGCTCCAACCTCGACTTCCGCTTCTTTAAGATCTTTGAAGCTAAAGTGGACCTCGGCGGCCGCATCGAGGACAGGCGTTATCCCAATTTCAACGGACCTTCGCTCTGGTCCAATATGGCCAGCTATCCTGCCAATATTTACCCGGTGGTGGACGCCAGTGGTCACTGGTCAGGCACTACCACCTATCCCAATAACCCGCTGGCATCATTGCGGGCGCTGGGCTGGGCTTCCACCCACGACCGTACCCTGCAGGCCAATTTCAACCTGAAGCAACGGCTTGATTTCATCACACCCGGTCTCTACCTGAGCGAAGCCGCTTCTTTCAATACCTGGAACCGCACTTCGGCCAGTAAGACCGCTACCTATGCGCGTTTCAACAACGGCGTACAGACCACTACCGATAAACAAACGGATATCATCAGCAACGGCGCCAGGACTACCAATCAGTACGACTGGAAGCAGTATATCTTCACGGCCGGTTACGACCGCAGCTTCGGTGTACACCAGCTGTCCGGCGCGGTGAACTATTTTATCAGTGATTATGTGGTGGACTATGGCACCAACCAGGCCGGTCTGAACACCGGTGACAATATCTTCTACCATTTCAAGAACATTGGCGGCCGCTTCAATTATACCTATGACCGCCGGTACATTGCCGAAATTGGTTTTGGTTTCAGCGGCTCGGACAACTATGCACCGGGCAACCGCTGGGGCTTTTATCCCGCCCTCAGCCTGGGCTGGGTCCTCTCCAATGAAGCTTTCCTGGAAGAGAACACTACTGTCACCAACCTCAAACTGCGCGTAAGCGGCGGCCTGACCGGTAATGATCAGTCTGCCAACGGCCGTTACCTCTACAAGCAATATTATGGAGGCAGCGGTACCTATTACACGGGTGCATCTTCTCTTACTTCCAATGCTGGTATCAGACAGCAAGCCCTTGCCAACCCGGATATATTTGCCGAGCAGAGCTTAAAGCTGAATGCTGGTGTGGACGCCACTTTCTTCAATAAGCTGTCGCTCAGCCTGGAGGTTTTCCAGGACAAACGCACCGATATAGTAGGGCAGGATAATAGTCTTTCCGCCACTTTTGGCGCATTGCTGCCTTATGTCAACCTGGGTAAGGTGACTACCAAAGGACTGGAAGCCACCCTGCGTTTCCAGGAGCGCTCCGGCCCTGTTGACTGGTGGGCTGGTGCTATGATCAGCTATGCCAAAAATAAAATTGATTACCGTGCCGAAGTGCCCACCCTGAATGATTTCAGCAGGGTCACTGGTTCCCCCATCGGAACACCGATCGGGCTGATCGCGGACGGCTTCTATGATATTGATGATTTTGATGCCGACGGCACTTTAAAAGATGGTATCCCCACGCCGGCCTTCGGCGCCGTGCAGCCCGGTGATATCAAATACAAAGACCTGGACGGCAACAACCGGGTAGACCAGAATGATGTTACCCGGATAGGTGATCCTGAATATCCCAACCTGATCTATGCCATAGATGCCGGTGCCCGTTTTAAAGGCTTTGACCTGAGCGTCCTGTTCCAGGGTGCTGCCGGTACGGATGTGAACCTGCTGACCGCTGCTGCTTACCAGACAGTAGCCTTTGTACAGAACAGCAATATCACGCCCATAGCAGGTAATGCATGGGCTTATTATCCTGATCAGGGTATTGATACCAGGGCCAGCGCCAATTATCCCCGGCTGACCACCAAGGCTAATGAGAACAACTACCGCACGTCCAGCTTCTGGATGAAGAAAGGTAATTTCCTCCGTATCCGGCAGATAGAGGCCGGTTACAATATCCCTGCCGCTACGCTGCGCAGGATGGGCCTGAACCAGCTCCGGGTGTATGTCAGCGCCATCAATCCCTTTACCTGGAGCTACCTGGGCAGGGAATATGGACTGGATCCCGAAACATGGTCCGGTTATCCTGGCCTGAAATCGTACAATGTCGGTATTAATCTCACCTTTTAA
- a CDS encoding RagB/SusD family nutrient uptake outer membrane protein: MNLQRLSIPTFCLLLLAFMSSCEKDFLDTRIDNTLTEETQSSNYSTLVGYAVAPYTELRNEFLMLNSNLFAPVTDEAVHSNTNAAAVLFTNGSWNPSTNPDNYYSNYYFGIRAANYFLEQSGNYRAWLALNRDTISPAGKTNYTNDTLNMGWYRGEAHILRAWYYLELAKRYGGVPLVTRTLAATENTHIPRSGFDEIIEFIVSEVDQYKDTLQPNWKTSNFTNNDGRITRGAALALKSRALLLAASPLNNPNNDVARWERAAAALNEFLVRSNGIYSLHSNYQQYFLETNTITSAETIWAIRYPAGNNMEIQNYPVGTAGGNSGIAPTQDLVDAYEYTGVPDPANPYANRDPRLGFTVVTNNSTWNSRTIKQAPGEPDDMKVTMASRTGYYLKKFLNDGMNLQQGATKVHHWSVFRYAEILLEYAEAMNEAYGPDDAHGYSMTARQALNAVRSRTGVAMPAVTVTDKTGFRNAVKRERQVELAFENYRYWDLLRWKDAENVLDQPVHGLTITKDGSGQYVYTEKVVENRVFDASKMYRYPFPQAEVIKSNGVLEQNPNW, encoded by the coding sequence ATGAACCTGCAGCGTTTATCTATACCAACTTTCTGTCTGCTCCTGCTGGCCTTTATGAGCAGTTGTGAGAAAGACTTCCTGGATACCAGGATAGACAATACCTTAACGGAAGAAACACAAAGCTCCAACTACAGTACCCTGGTGGGGTATGCCGTAGCGCCGTATACGGAACTGCGCAATGAGTTCCTCATGCTTAATTCCAACCTATTTGCGCCGGTGACGGACGAAGCGGTACACAGCAATACCAATGCTGCTGCTGTTCTGTTCACCAACGGCAGCTGGAACCCCTCTACCAACCCGGATAACTACTACAGCAATTATTATTTTGGTATCCGGGCCGCCAATTATTTCCTGGAGCAGTCCGGCAATTACAGGGCCTGGCTGGCGCTTAACCGGGATACTATTTCCCCGGCAGGCAAAACCAATTATACCAATGATACCCTCAATATGGGATGGTATCGTGGCGAAGCGCATATCCTGCGCGCCTGGTATTACCTGGAGCTGGCAAAAAGATATGGCGGCGTGCCGCTGGTGACCAGGACCCTGGCCGCCACTGAGAACACCCATATACCGCGTTCCGGTTTTGATGAGATCATTGAGTTCATTGTAAGTGAAGTGGACCAGTACAAGGATACTTTACAGCCCAACTGGAAGACCTCCAATTTTACCAATAATGACGGCCGCATCACCCGCGGCGCAGCCCTGGCGCTGAAGAGCAGGGCCCTGCTGCTGGCCGCCAGCCCGCTCAATAATCCCAACAATGATGTAGCCCGCTGGGAACGTGCTGCCGCAGCCCTCAATGAATTCCTGGTGCGCAGCAACGGGATCTATTCTTTGCACAGCAACTACCAGCAGTATTTCCTGGAAACCAATACCATCACCAGCGCTGAGACCATCTGGGCTATCCGCTATCCTGCGGGCAATAACATGGAGATCCAGAACTATCCCGTTGGCACAGCCGGCGGTAACAGTGGTATTGCGCCCACGCAGGACCTGGTAGATGCCTATGAATATACCGGCGTCCCTGATCCTGCCAATCCCTATGCCAACAGGGACCCGCGGCTGGGCTTCACCGTAGTGACCAACAACAGCACCTGGAACAGCCGCACCATCAAACAGGCGCCTGGTGAACCAGATGATATGAAAGTGACCATGGCCAGCAGGACCGGTTACTACCTGAAAAAATTCCTGAACGATGGCATGAACCTTCAGCAGGGCGCTACCAAAGTACACCACTGGTCGGTGTTCCGCTATGCAGAGATCCTGCTGGAATATGCAGAAGCCATGAACGAAGCCTATGGCCCCGATGATGCACATGGCTACAGCATGACCGCCCGGCAGGCGCTGAATGCAGTAAGAAGCAGGACCGGTGTGGCCATGCCAGCCGTTACTGTAACGGATAAAACCGGGTTCCGCAATGCGGTGAAAAGAGAACGTCAGGTAGAGCTGGCCTTTGAGAACTACCGCTACTGGGACCTGCTGCGCTGGAAAGATGCTGAAAATGTTCTTGACCAGCCGGTGCATGGGCTGACCATTACCAAAGATGGTTCCGGTCAATACGTGTACACAGAGAAAGTAGTGGAGAACCGCGTATTTGACGCCAGCAAAATGTACCGCTATCCTTTCCCGCAGGCCGAAGTCATCAAATCCAATGGCGTGCTGGAACAAAATCCCAACTGGTAA
- a CDS encoding DUF5013 domain-containing protein produces MKLYTTLCFLFLLAVLSGCEKDDSKIAYGNNTIFMPQAQLKSGGVDASYPVPSGVDSSTYNYQTDRTAGKLKVILGANISGPGAEGYSVSISVNTDTIQQILDAGVYPAATYLPMPASLYSLPEKLTVPAGTRGGTFTLDLDIEQLKLEQYVGKHLLLAVKISDPSNYELLTKLTTTIVVVDVDALVIGPSQDITLAYIKNPGSPFIASALNGKWGTLADWKANAAALSHSGIGGYVTDGDGKNMNLESGWGSPQIYNGKLYQTIELPAGTYSFDPSGGSWKWLGALDVAYTVVAPAVDTIPDFADILTATGFWYQQLKSPQTPVTFTLDQPGKVTVGIVVNHIQAGQGFKTSSVKLVTYPKHL; encoded by the coding sequence ATGAAACTATATACAACCCTGTGCTTTCTCTTCCTGCTGGCGGTTTTGAGCGGCTGTGAGAAAGACGATTCCAAAATAGCTTACGGGAACAATACGATCTTCATGCCCCAGGCCCAGTTAAAATCGGGTGGGGTGGATGCCAGTTATCCCGTACCTTCCGGTGTGGACTCTTCTACCTATAATTACCAGACGGACAGAACGGCTGGTAAGCTGAAAGTGATCCTGGGCGCCAATATCTCCGGCCCCGGCGCTGAAGGGTATAGTGTATCCATTTCCGTGAATACAGATACCATTCAGCAGATCCTGGATGCAGGCGTATACCCCGCCGCTACCTACCTGCCCATGCCGGCTTCCTTGTATTCCCTTCCGGAGAAACTGACAGTGCCGGCCGGAACCCGTGGTGGTACTTTCACCCTGGACCTGGACATTGAGCAGCTGAAACTGGAACAGTATGTAGGCAAACACCTGCTGCTGGCGGTGAAGATCAGTGATCCCAGTAATTATGAACTGTTGACCAAACTGACTACAACCATCGTAGTGGTGGATGTGGACGCCCTGGTCATTGGTCCCTCTCAGGATATTACACTTGCCTATATCAAGAACCCCGGCAGTCCTTTTATTGCTTCCGCGCTGAATGGTAAATGGGGTACGCTGGCCGACTGGAAAGCGAACGCCGCCGCTTTGAGCCATAGCGGCATTGGTGGTTATGTCACTGATGGTGATGGAAAAAATATGAACCTGGAATCCGGCTGGGGCTCCCCGCAGATCTATAACGGCAAGCTCTACCAGACCATTGAACTGCCTGCTGGCACTTATTCCTTTGATCCTTCCGGCGGCAGCTGGAAATGGCTGGGAGCGCTGGATGTGGCCTATACGGTGGTAGCTCCCGCTGTGGATACCATCCCGGATTTTGCCGATATACTCACTGCAACCGGCTTCTGGTACCAGCAGCTGAAGAGCCCGCAAACACCAGTGACCTTTACGCTGGATCAGCCCGGTAAGGTAACGGTAGGTATAGTGGTGAACCATATCCAGGCCGGACAGGGCTTCAAGACCTCCTCCGTCAAACTGGTCACTTATCCCAAACACTTATAA